Within the Pseudonocardia alni genome, the region TCCTCCAGGGCCGCGTGCCGCCGCTCGCCCATCTCGCGGCCGGCGGCGGTGCGCAGCTCGCCCCGCAGCCGCAGCAGCTTCTCGTGGAAGTGGGCGACGACCGAGCCGGTCGGCCCGGACCGGTAGCCGCCGGTCGCGACGCCCGCGGCCGGGTCCCACAGGGGCTCGCCGATCGCGCCGCCGTAGGCGAACGCGCGGGCGATGCCGGTGGCGCCCATCGCGTCGAGCATGTCGGCGTCGTGCAGGCAGGCCGCGATCCGGTCCGCCGTGGGCGCCGACACCGCCGCGGAGAACGAGTACCGGCCGGTGGCCTCGACGGCGTCGAGCACCGGGTCCCACAGCTGCTCGGCGACCCCGCCGCGACGCAGCGCGTCCCGGGCGTCGTCGCGGACCTCCGCGGGGGCGACGACGCGGCCGAGCCGGGCCTCGGCGGCCCGGTGGTGGTCGTGCACATAGGCGGCGACGGCGGCGACGAACCCGTCCAGGCCCTCCCGCACCGCGAGCCGGGCCGACAGCCCGGCGACCCGGTCGAGGTGCCCGAGATCGTGCGCGACGTCCGCGCCGGCCATGTCGCCGGCGACGACGTCGCGCAGCCGCCGCAGCTCCCCGGCGCCGCTCACGCCCGGCTCCCGGCCGCGACGACGCGGGGCTCGGTGTCGGCGACCGATCCGCGGCGCAGCCACAGCAGCCCCGCGACGAGCAGCCCCAGGGCGCCGCCCGTCGCGTATCCGCCCGGCCCGACGAGGTCGATCATGACGCCGGACAGGGCCTGCCCGACCGAGACCCCGAGCACCGCGGCCATCACCATCCAGTTGAACGCCTCGGTCGCCGACCCCGCCGGAGCGGTCTGCTCGACGCCGAGGGAGTGCGCGGTGACCTGCGGGGTGATCAGCGCGCCGGCGACCATCATCACCACGGCCAGCAGCACCAGCGAGCCGAGCGGGGAGACGAGCCCCATCGCCGTCACCAGGACGGCGAAGCCGGCGAGCAGGACCGGCAGCCGCAGATGCAACGGCCGCGGCCAGGGCCGCATCCCGTAGAGCACCCCGGTCAGCACCGAGACCACCGACCAGAGCGAGAGCAGGACCCCGCCGGCGGCGGGCGAGCCGGCGAACGCGGTCGCGGCGATCACGCCGACCTCGGCGGTCCCCGCCACCAGCCCGAACCCGAGCGACGCCAGCGCCACCGTCCGCAGCCCGGGGCGCCGGAACACCCCGAGCAGCCCGGCCTCGACCGGCAGCGACCCGTCGGCGCGCTCGGCGCGGATGCGGGCCGAGCGGCGTCGTACGGCGGCGGTCAGCGCGAACCAGGTGGTGCCGACGATCTCCGCGGTCGCCGCGACGACGAGCGCGGTGCCCGGCCACGGCGTCGCCACCACCAGCACCGCGGCCAGCGCGGGACCCATGATGAAGAAGATCTCGAGGCTGATCGCCTCGTAGGTGTAGGCGGCCTCGCGGCGCGGCCCGGGCGGGGTCAGGTCCGACCACAGCGCCCGCGACGATCCCTCGAACGCCGGCGTCGCGAGCCCGGTGACGACCGCGACCGCGACGGTGAGCGGCAGCGCCGCCCGGTACTCGATGCTCAGCACCAGCCCGGTGACGCACAGCAGGTAGACCGCGACGAGCACCAGCATCGGCCGGGTCGGGCCCAGCCGGTCCAGCACCCGCCCCTGCACGACCGTGCCGACCGCGGTCCCGATCAGCAGCGCCGCCGAGACCGCTCCGGCGACGGCGTAGGAGCCGTGGACCTCACGGACGTAGAGCAGCGTGGCGAGACTGTGCATGGCGATCGGGAACCGACCGAGGACGGAGGCACAGACCGGCGCGGCCGCCCCGGGGGTGCCCAGGGCGGCGCGGTAGTCGGAGAGAGCGGCGGGCACGCCCCAGCATCACATGATCTGGGACGCCCGTACCAGAGAATTCAGCGCGCGCGCCGCGCGAGCCGCTCCGGCTCCAGGATCAGCACGCTCTTGCCCTCGAGACGCAGCCAGCCACGGTGCGCGAAGTCGGCGAGCGCCTTGTTCACGGTCTCGCGGGAGGCGCCGACGAGCTGGGCGATCTCCTCCTGCGTGAGGTCGTGGGTGACCCGCAGCAGCCCCGACTCCTGGGAGCCGAACTGGCGCGCGAGCTGCAGGAGCGACTTCGCCACACGGCCCGGCACGTCGGTGAAGATCAGGTCGGCGAGCATGTTGTTGGTGCGGCGCAGGCGACGGGCCAGCACGCGCAGCAGCTGCTCGGCGATCTCCGGACGCTTGCCGATCCACTCCCGCAGCGCGCTGCGGTCCATGGTGTAGCAGCGCACCTCGGTGACCGCGGTCGCCGACGACGTGCGCGGGCCCGGGTCGAAGATCGACAGCTCGCCGAACATGTCCGACGGGCCGGCCACCATGAGTAGGTTCTCCCGGCCGTCGGGGGACTTCCGGCCGAGCTTCACCTTCCCGCCCGACACGATGTAGAGGCGGTCACCGGGCTCACCTTCGGAGAAGATGACCTGCCCGCGGGAGAACTCGGCAGTCTCCAGAGCTTCGGCCAGCGCCTCGGCGGCCTGGGGCTCCACACCTTGGAAGATCCCTGCCCGGATCAGAACCTCGTCCACTGCAATGCTCCTCGTTCACCGGCCGTATCGTCACGGCGGGTCGTCGGCGCGTCAGTGTAGAGGTCTTCGCCACACACGTGCGCACCACTGGCCCGATCGGATTGACATCCGATCGGGTCCGATTCGTCGCGGGGCGCTGTCACGCACCCGTACGCGATCTTGTCAGGCCGACGGGACCTGGCTCCGACGAGCCCCCCGGCGGCGCCGGTTACGCAGCCGGAACAGCTCCAGCGCGCGGCCCGTGCCGGACCGGAACAGGGCACGGACCTCGTCCGGACGCGGCTGTTCGAGCATCTCGTCCAGCTCGTCCTGGCGCACGGTGGACTCCCGCATGCGGGACTCCACGCGCTCCATACCGAGCGCGAAGAACATCACGAGCAGCGGGACGAGAACGCTCAACCAGGCAGTCATGGCAACTCCGATCCTCCCGTACGGGTTCGCAGCCCGGCCGCTCGGGGGTGGCCGCGTCGACGTCTTCGTGACGCGACCGTGACCTCGTAGCCCGTTCGGCGCACACCCGGCCGGGTGCGCGCACCGCTCGTCGGACGCGTCGCCGCGCCGGCCGGTCGAACACCACCGGCGTGGACCGGACCGCGCCCGGCGGCGAGCGGTGCACGGCGCGACACCGTGACACGACTGTCGGTGCCCACCCGTACGCTCGGTCACGTGAGCACCTCCGCCGGACGGCCGTCGCGGGCGTCGCGGCCCACCCCCCGCGCCGCCGCCGGTCTGGCCGCGCGCGTCGCGGCCGGGGAGAGCCCGATCGGGCGAGCGCGCCGGGTCAACCGCATCCTCCGGTCGCTGGCGGAGGCCTATCCGCACGCGCACTGCGAGCTGGACTTCACCACCCCGCTGGACCTCGCCGTCGCGACGATCCTGTCCGCGCAGTGCACCGACGAGCGGGTCAACCAGGTCACCCCCGCGCTGTTCGCCCGGTACCCCACCGCCGCGGACTACGCGGGCGCCGACCGGACGGAGCTCGAGGAACTGATCCGCTCCACCGGCTTCTACCGGAACAAGGCGACGTCGCTGACCGGGCTGGGCGCCGCCGTCGTCGAGCGGCACGGCGGGGAGCTGCCGTCGACGCTGGACGAGCTGGTGAAGCTGCCCGGCATCGGGCGCAAGACCGCGAACGTCATCCTCGGCAACGCGTTCGGCGTCCCCGGGATCACCGTCGACACCCACTTCGGACGCCTGGTGCGCCGCTGGGGCTGGACGACCGAGGAGGACCCGGTCAAGGTCGAGCACGCGATCGGCGAGCTCGTCCCGCGGCGGGGCTGGACGATCGTGTCCCACCACGTGATCTTCCACGGCCGCCGGGTCTGCCATGCGCGCAAGCCGGCCTGCGGCGCCTGCACACTCGCGGCGGACTGTCCCGCCTTCGGGCTCGGCCCCATCGACCCGGGCGAGGCCGCGGCGCTGGTCAAGGGCCCGGAGCGGGACCACCTGCTCGCACTCGCGGGGATCGCGGGGCCGCCCGGGGACGGCCGGTGACCCGGACAGGCGCCTCCCGCTCCGAGATCGTCTCGACCGTGGTCGTCGTCGTCCTGGTCGCGATCGCGGTCTGGGCGCTGTGGCCCTCGGGCCCCGCCCCCGGCGGGAGCGGCGGCGCCGGGCCCGCGGCGAGCGCCGCCCCGGCCGACCGGCCCGAGACCGACCTCGCCGCCGCGGACCCGCAGGCACTGGCCGCCGCGCGGGCCTCGGCCCGGCTGGCACCGTGCCCCGCCCCGTCCGGCCGCACCCCGGCCGGTCCGCTCGCCGGGATCACCGTGCCGTGCCTGGGCGCCGACGGCAGTACCGACCTGGGCGCGGCTCTGACCGGGCGTCCGACGCTGGTCAACTTCTGGGCGTCGTGGTGCGTGCCGTGCCGCGACGAGCTGCCCGCGCTGCAGGCCTACGCACAGCGTCCCGGCGCACTGCCGGTGCTCACCGTCGACGTGCAGGACGACCCGGTGGCCGCGCTGGCCCTGTCCGCGCAGCTGGGGGTCACCCTGCCGGCCGTGACCGACCCGCAGCGGGCCGTGCGCCGCGCGCTGGACACCCCGCCGCTGCTCCCGGTCAGCTACGTGACCCGCGCGGACGGTGGCGTCGCGATGGTGGACCCGCCCGTCCCGTTCCGCACCGCCGACGACGTCGCGGCCGCCGTGGAGCGGTTCCGGTGACCGCGCAGGCGGGCGTGCCTCAGGTGCCCGACCCCGACCCCGCGGCGGCGCCGGCGTCGCTGCGCCCGCTCGTCGACGGGGCGCTGGGCCTGGACCCGGCCTGGTTCGGCTGGCGACGGCTGCAGCCCGACAACGGCGAGCCGCGCCGGGCGTCGGTGCTGATGCTGTTCACCGACGGGGAGTCGGGCGGGCCGGACGTGCTGCTCACCGAGCGCGCGGCGACGCTGCGCTCGCACGCCGGGCAGGTCGCCTTCCCCGGTGGGCGGCTCGACCCGACCGACACCGGCCCGGTGCACGCCGCGCTGCGGGAGGCCCGGGAGGAGACCGGACTGGACCCGTCCGGGGTGGTACCGCTGGCCCTCCTGCCGGACCTGTTCATCCCGCCCACCGGGTTCCTGGTGACCCCGGTGCTGGCGCACTGGGCGTCGCCGTCTCCGGTACGGGTGGTCGACACCGCCGAGGTCGCCCGGGTCGTCCGGGTCCCGGTGGAGGTCCTGACCGACCCGGCGAACCGGTTCACCGTGCGCGGCCCCAGTGGCCACACCGGCCCCGCCTTCGACGCCGCGGGCCTGATGGTCTGGGGTTTCACCGCGGGCCTGCTGTCCGCACTGCTGCAGCGTTCCGGCTGGGAGCGTCCCTGGGACGCCGGCCGGGTCCTCGATCTCGACGACGCCTGGGCCCGCGCCCGGCGGAACGAACCGGAAGGAGGCCGGGTGGACGACCACGGCGTGGTGGACCGGTGAGCATCAGCTGGGTCGACGTCGTCGTCGTGATCCTCGCCCTGCTGGCCGCGGCGTCCGGCTGGCGGCACGGGGTCGCGGTGGCGCTGCTGTCGTTCGCCGGCGTACTGACCGGCGCGGTGCTCGGGCTGCGGCTCGCCCCGTTGCTGGCCGGGCAGGTGGAGTCCCAGCAGGGGAAGGTGCTGCTCGGGATCGGCGTGGTGGTGCTGCTCGTCGCGCTCGGTGAGGCGACGGGCGTCTACCTCGGACGGTTCATCCGCGACCGGATCCGCGGCGAGGGCACCCTCAGGGTCGACTCGACGCTGGGTGCCGGCGTGCAGGCGGTCGCGGTGGTGGTGGCGGCCTGGCTGATCGCGCTGCCGCTGTCCTCGACGAGCTTCTCCACCCTGACCAGCGGCCTGCGCGACTCGCGGGTGCTCGCCGGCGTGGACGACGTGATGCCGGACGCGGCGCGCAAGCTCCCGGCCGAGCTGCGCCAGCTCCTCGACGACTCCGGCTTCCCCGACGTCGTCAGCCCGTTCTCGCGGACGCCGGTCGCCGCGGTCGGCCCGCCGGACTCCGCGCTCGCGCAGTCCCCGGTGGTCACCGAGGTCCGCGACCGGGTGCTGAAGGTCCGCGGGCGCGCCCCGTCCTGCCGTCGCGCCCTGGAGGGGACCGGGTTCGTCGTCGCCCCGCAGCGGGTGATGACCAACGCCCACGTCGTCGCCGGGACGTCGAGCACCACCGTCGAGGTGACGACGTCCAGCGGCCGGGCCCGCCAGCTCGACGCCCAGGTCGTCCACTACGACCCCGAGGTCGACGTGGCCGTGCTCGACGTGCCCGACCTCGAGGAGCAGCCGCTGCAGTTCAGCCCGGACCCGGCCCGCGTCGGCGACGACGTGATCATCCTGGGCTACCCGCTGGACGGCCCGTACACGGTCACCCCGGGCAAGATCCGCGAGCGGATCCGGCTGCGCGGCCCGGACATCTACGAGCAGGGCAGCGTGCTGCGCGATGTCTACACCGTCCGCGCGGTGGTGCGCTCCGGCAACTCCGGCGGCCCGATGATCACCCCCGACGGGCGGGTGGTCGGCGTCGTGTTCGGCGCCGCGCTGGACGACACCGAGACCGGTTTCGTGCTGACGGCCGAGCAGGTCGGGCAGGCGCTGAACGTGGCCGCGAGCGGCGCGTCGTCCCCCGCCGACACCGGGAACTGCGCCTCCTGACCCACCGCACTCCGTCCCACGATCCGGGAACGAATGGCCGGATCGTGGGACAGATGCTTAGCGTGGGTACATGACCTCCGTCGACGTGACCCGTACCCGCCGTCGCTGGCTGGTGCTGGCCGTCGGGGTGTTCGCCCAGACCGCGGCCTGCTCGTTCGTCTACGGGCTGCCGTTCGTGGTGCCGCTGCTGCGTGACACGGAGGGACTGTCGCTGGCCCAGGTCGGCGCCTACGTCGGCGCACCGACGGTCGGTCTGCTGTGCACGCTGGTGCTGTGGGGCGCCGCCGCCGACCGGTCCGGCGAACGCGGGGTGATGACGGTCGGGCTCGCGCTGTGCGCGGCGGCCGTCGCGGGTGCGGCGCTGCTGCCGATCGGGCCCGGACCGCTGCTGCTGGTGCTTCTCGGCCTGGGCGGCGCGGGCGCGGCGTCGGTGTTCGCCGCCAGCGGCCGGATGGTGATGGGCTGGTTCGCCGCGCACGAGCGCGGCACCGCGATGGGGATCCGGCAGACGTCCCAGCCGCTGGGTGTCGCCGTGGCCGGGCTGACGCTGCCGACCCTGGCCGCAGCCGTCGGGCCGTTCCGGGCGCTGCTGCTGCCCGCGGTGCTGTGCGTCGTCGCGTCGGTGCTGGTCGCGACGCTGGCGCCGGACCCGCCCCGGGCGCCGCGGCCCGCGGGGGCCGAGCCGGAGCGCTCCCCCTACGGGACGTCGGTCCTGTGGCGGGTGCACGGCGCGAGTGCACTGCTGGTGGTCTCGCAGTTCGCGGTGGCGTCGTTCGCGACCGAGTACCTGGTCCGCGAGCAGGGGTGGCACGTGGCGGCGGCGGGCGCGTTCGTCGCCGGTGGGCAGATCGCCGGGGCGGTCGGCCGGATCGCGACCGGGGTCTGGTCGGACCGGGTCGGGTCCCGGCTGCGCCCGATGCGCCAGGTCGCGGCCGCCGCGGCCGCGGTGCTGCTGCTGTTCGCGCTCGGCGACGCCGTCGCCGGATGGCTGGCAGTGACGATGCTCGCCGTCGGGGCGGTGGTGACGGTCGCCCCGAACGGGCTGGCGTTCACCAGCACCGCCGAGATCGCCGGACCCGCCTGGTCGGGGCGCGCGCTGGGAGTGCAGAACACCGGCCAGAACGCCGTCGCATCAGTGGTCCCGGCCGCGCTCGGCGCCCTGGTCGGCGCGACCGGCTACGCGGCGGCGTTCGCGATCGCCGCCGCGGCACCGTTGGCCGCGATCCTGGTGACACCGGTCCGCGACGAGCGCCGGCGGTCGTCGTGACGCCGCCGGCGCAGCCGGTCAGCGGGTGATCGTCTGGTCCCGCCCGGGGCCGACGCCGATCGCGGACACCGGCGCGCCGGTGAGCTCCTCGATCCGCTGCACGTAGGCCTGCGCGGCGGGGGGCAGGTCCTCCCAGGTGCGGGCACCGGAGAGGTCCTCGACCCAGCCGGGCATCTCCTCGTAGACCGGGACGGCGTGGTGGAAGCCGGTCTGGGTCATCGGCATCTCGTCGACGCGGTGGCCGTCGACCTCGTAGCCGACGCAGATCGGCACCGACTCCAGCCCGGACAGCACGTCCAGCTTGGTCAGGAAGACGTCGGTGATGCCGTTGACGCGCACCGCGTACCGGCCGATGACGGCGTCGAACCAGCCGCAGCGCCGCGCACGGCCGGTGTTGACGCCGACCTCACCGCCGGTCTTGCGCAGCCATTCGCCCATCTCGTCGAGGAGCTCGGTCGGGAACGGGCCGGACCCGACGCGGGTCGTGTAGGCCTTCAGGATCCCGATCACGCGGGTGATCTTGTTCGGGCCGATGCCCGAACCGACCGACGCGCCGCCCGCGGTCGGGTTCGAGCTGGTCACGAAGGGGTAGGTGCCGTGGTCGACGTCGAGCAGGGTGCCCTGCGAGCCCTCCAGCAGCAGCGTCTCACCGCGCTCCAGGGCCTGATTCAGCAGCAGCCGGGTGTCGACGATCTTGTCGGCGAACTCCTTCGACTGCTCCAGGACGGTGTCCACGACCTCGTTGAAGTCCAGCGCGCGCCGGTTGTAGACCTTGACCAGGATCTGGTTCTTCAGCTCGAGGGCGGCCTCCACCTTCTGGTGCAGGATCTTCTCGTCGAGCAGGTCCGCGGCGCGGACGCCGACCCGGGCCACCTTGTCCTGGTAGGCGGGACCGATGCCGCGGCCGGTCGTGCCGATCTTGGCCTTGCCCAGGTAGCGCTCGGTGACCCGGTCGATCGCCACGTGGTACGGCATGATCAGGTGCGAGTCGGCCGAGATCAGCAGGCCGGAGGTGTCGACGCCGCGCCGCTCCAGCCCGGCCTTCTCCTCGATCAGCGCCTCGGGGTTCACGACGACCCCGTTGCCGATGACGTTCTTCACGCCCGGGGACAGGATCCCGGACGGGATGAGCTTCAGCGCGAAGTCGCGGCCGTCCGGCGTGACGACGGTGTGCCCGGCGTTGTTGCCGCCCTGGTAGCGGACGACCCAGCCGAACTGCCCGCCCAGCAGGTCGGTCGCCTTGCCCTTGCCCTCGTCGCCCCACTGGGCGCCGATCAACACGATTGCGGGCATGTAAGAGACTCCAGTTCACACACGCTCGTCACGGTCGCGGGACCGGGCGTGATTTCCGGTTTCCGCGGCGAGGAGGGTACTCGATCAGTGGTTCCGACCGATCCCGAAGCGGTTCTCCTCGACTGCCTGCCGCAGCGGCGTCACCGGCTTCCCTCCCACGGTATCCGGCCCGGCGCGCGACGTGAACGCCCACCGTCGTCGCTGGTGTCCGATCCCGCGGTGCGTTCGGTCACCGTGGGCCCGCGCCCCGGGAAGGCGGAGGTCGACGTCCTGCTCCCGGTGCCGCGGCTGATCGTCCACGGTGACGACGCGGACCTCGCCGCCGTGCTCCTCCGGCTGCTGCGGCGGGACGCGCTCGCGACCGAGGTCGCCTACCTGCCCGTGTCCCGGCGGTCGCGGGCCGCCGCGAACTGGGGCCTCCCGACCCGGTTCGACGACGCCGTCGCCCTCGCCCGGTCCGGCACCGCACGCGAGATGCCGCTGGTGCGCGACGACAACGGGGGCGTCCTCGCCGGCCGCGGGGAGATCCCCGACCTCTACGGCGAGGCCTACTGCGACGCGACGCGCGTGCTGCACGGCCGCGTGAAGCTGCTCGTCGTCGACGCGGGGCCCGAGGGCGTGCACGTGCGGGCGGGCCGCGGGGTGACCGGCACGACCGGGCGGGCGATCCAGATCGGGACGACGGGTGCGACGCCCGTCCGCGACGGCGTCGCGCACCCGCGGGAGATCAAGCGGTGGGCCTGGTACCGGCACACCGAGCCGTGGCGGCCGGTGCTGCCGGGCTGATCAACGCCCGGGGTCCTCGGGGGCGAGCACCGCGTCGGTCGCGGTGATCCCGACGTCGAACACCTCGTCGGTGGGGACGACGTAGCGGTTGCGGTGGTCCCGGGTCTCGCCGCGACCGCCCGGGACGCCGCCGGCCATCGGGCCGTAGCCGGCCCCGCCGCGAGCCTCCGCCGCCTTGGCGCCGGTCCACGGCTCGGGCGCGCCGGCGCTCCGCGGCCCGGGGGTGCGGGGCTCGGTGCCCCACGCCGTCCCGGCCCCGCCGCGACCGCCGGGTCCGTGCGGTTCGGTCGCCGCGCCCGGCAGCCGCGCGGTGCCGCGGGACTCGCCGAACGGGGAGCCGAGGGCGCCGCGGCCCGCTCCGGAACCGGCTCCGTACGACCCGGTCCCGCTGCCGGGGCGGGTCTGCGGGGCGGGGCCGGTCTCGGTGCGGGGGCGGACGAGCTGCTGCCGACGTGCCTGATCGCCGAAGCGGCGCGCGAGGTCCTCGCGGGCCCGGGCGGCATCCGGAATCGGGGTCCGAACGCGGTCCGGAGCAGGCGGGATGCGGGAGCCCTGCGCCCCGGTACCGCCTCCACCGGCGCCCGACGAGAACGCCGGTCCGCTCGGCAGCGGGACGAGGGGCGAGGGCCCGCCACCGCCTCCGGCGCCGCCACCCGCGCCACCACCGGGGCCGCCGCCCGCACCGCCGCCGCCCGACGGGCCGGTGGGTGCCGACACCGGCTGCGAGGCCGACCCGACCGGGGGAAGCCCGACTCCGGCCGGTCCCGGTGTCGGGCCGGGAAGTCCGCCTCCACCCGGCGCGACGGAGACGCCGGGCTGCGGTCCCGGCGCACCGCCGGGACCCGGCGTCGCGCCCGGAGATGTCGCGGGCGGGGGCGCGGCGGCCGCCTCGGTGGTGAAGCGGTCGTCGATCGCGGAGGTCTCGGACTCGTACTTCTGGAGCGCCCGGTTCGCGACCTCGTCGTTGATCTGGTTGTGCTCGGCGATGGTCACGTGGTCGGCGCCCCTGCCCCGGAGGGACTGCCAGGCCTCGCTGATGTTGTCGCCCGCGCGCTGGATCCAGGAGAACTCGGCCGGGTCCATGAACCGGACCTGGTTGCGCATGCGCTCGAACGCGCTGCCGTGGTCGAGCATGCGGTCGGCGCCGTTCCGCGCGACGTTCGCGGTGCCGTCGACGCCGGTCGCGGTGCGGTCCAGGGACTCCTGGGCGGCCCGGGCGGCGGGGCCCTGCCACGAGATACCGAGATCGGCCATGCCGCGGTCGAGGGTCTGCTTGGTGGTCGCCATGTCGTCGACGAGCTTGCGGAGACCGTCGGAAGTCTGTCGCATGGCCTCGGCGCCGGGCTTGTCGAGGATCCAGGCCGCCTTCGTGGCGATGTCGAAGGCTTCGAAGGCGTAACAACGCGGCAGCGCCATCGTCGTCCTCAGCGGGTGACGTGAGGGCCGCGATACTGAAGCCCCGAGGAACCGGAGAAGGAGGCCGCGTTCTCGTCCTCCGTGAGGCCATATTCCTCGACGGCTTTGGCCAACCTGTTTCGGGCCTCGACCAACTCGTTGACGTAGTCGGAGTGCGTCTTACGGAGGACATCGACCTTGGGCTGGAAGACCACCACAGCGTCCTTGGATACCGGGTCATCGGCACACGGGGGCATGGCACGCAGAGCCGCTGAGTCCGCAAGCGTCCGCCTCGCTGCATCCACACGCTCGTCGAAGAGGCGTTTGACCTGCAGCACGTTGTCGACGTCGATCTGGGCCATGAAGGAGTCCGACACCAGGCCCTGCGGGTGTCGTGCTGGAACGTCCATCGTGCGGACGCTAGCCATTGCAGATGGCGTCCGAGGTCGATCGGGACGGACCGTTCGCATAAGCGAACCGCCCGACATCGTCACCCGTGTCCGGCCCTCGCATTCTCGACCACGAATCCGGCGAGCGAGCGTGCCTGTTTGCATACGCGTGTCATCGCGAGAGGTTTGCCGTCATCCCCGTACCCGACAGCCTGCACCTGCACTCGGAGCGTGTCTGCGTCTCCGGCGTCCAGGTAGAACTCGCACAACGGCGTCGATTCGGCATCAGCCGTGACTCGAACAGCACCGAAGCCACCGATGATGTCCAACGACGAATCCGAAGCACCCACTGCAGTCGAGGCAGGTTCGCTGATGGTCTGCACCGCATAGGAGATGACCGCGTCGTTATCGGGCCATGTGCAGGTACGGCTGGGGCCCTCGGGGAGAACCACGTTTCCAGGCTCGCCCTCGTCCACCGAAAGCTGGGCACGCTGAGCTGGAGTCAGCAGAGAGCAGAGGTCCGTCTTGCTCACGTCGATCTCCGCCGGCCGCGGCGGAAACGGCCCCTCCGGCTCCGCAGCCCCACACCCCACGACCACCCCGCACACGAGCAGCAGGACGACAACGAGTCGGACCACCGGCGACGCTCCCCCGGACAGGAACAGGACCGCAGCAGGCTAGCCCGTCGTCGTCGCCACCGGACCCGTTCCGGTCAGGCCGCGGCGGCGGAGTCGTCCGGGCGCCGGTGGTAACTGTCCACATAGATCTGCCCGGACAGGTCCGCGATGGCGTCCATGATCTCGTCGGTGACCGCGCGCCGGATCGCCGGAGCGCCCTCCAGCCCCTCGTAGCGGCTGAACTCCAGCGGCCGCCCGAAGCGGATCTCGACCCGGGCCAGGCGCGGGATCAGCCGTCCGACCGGCTGCACGTGCTCGGTCCCGATCAGGCCGACGGGCACGACGACCGCCCCCGTCGACAGCGCCAGCGACGCGACGCCGGTGTGCCCGCGGTGCAGCTTGCCGTCGAGGGAGCGCGTGCCCTCCGGGTAGATGCCGAACGCACCGCCGCACTCCAGGACCTTGCGCCCCGCGGCGAGCGCGGCGAGGCCGGCGCGGGCGTTGGACCGGTCGACCGGGATGTAGCCGAGCGCCCCCAGGAACGCGGCCATCAGGCGTCCGCGCAGACCACGACCGGTGAAGTACTCGGCCTTGCCGAGGAAGGCGACCTTGCGCGGGGCGACGAGCGGGATGAACGCCGTGTCGACGGCCGCGCGGTGGTTCGCCGCGAGGATCACCGGCCCGGTGGCCGGGATGCGGTCCGCGCCGCGCACGCGGGGCCGCCACACGAGCCGGACGAGTGGCGCGAGGACGTAGCGGATGAACAGCTGCACCGTGAACCCCGATCAGTGAGCGACGTCCACAACTCCGTGCAGGGGGGACCGACGTCCCGGCGCCGAACGAGGCCCGATTCTGCTCCGTGACCGGCCCGTGACGGAAGCCCTTCCGCCCGTTCAGTCCCCGTGCGGATCGGTGAGCTGCCCGCGCAACGCACGCAGCGCCTCGCTGCGGGTCATCCCGGTCGCCTGCAGCAGGTCGACAGCGATCGAGCGGACCTGCGCGACCAGCACGGGCGCCGAGACCGCGGGCGCCGCGGCCGGCTGCCCCTCCGCCGGCCGGGCGACGACCGCACCGGGGTCGGCGAGGACCGGTGCGTGCTGCACGGCTTCCAGGATCGGGCCGCGCGCCTTCTCGCGGTCGCCGTCCTGCCCGAGTTCCCCGATCAGCGCCTCGACGGAGGCGGCGAGCTCGGTGATCGCGTCCGGCAGACCGGGCGGGACCGGTTCGCCGTCCTCGATCGCGGTCATCGCGCGCCGGGCGAGCACCCGGGCGTTGCGGTGGGCGTAGTCGGCCCGCTCGGCGAGCGTCCGGTAGCGGCGCAGCATGGCCCGGCGCGGCCGGTGCATCGGTGAGACCGTCACGACCTCGCCCGCGGAGCTGACCGCCGTGCGCAGCTCGTCGA harbors:
- a CDS encoding NUDIX hydrolase, which translates into the protein MTAQAGVPQVPDPDPAAAPASLRPLVDGALGLDPAWFGWRRLQPDNGEPRRASVLMLFTDGESGGPDVLLTERAATLRSHAGQVAFPGGRLDPTDTGPVHAALREAREETGLDPSGVVPLALLPDLFIPPTGFLVTPVLAHWASPSPVRVVDTAEVARVVRVPVEVLTDPANRFTVRGPSGHTGPAFDAAGLMVWGFTAGLLSALLQRSGWERPWDAGRVLDLDDAWARARRNEPEGGRVDDHGVVDR
- a CDS encoding TlpA family protein disulfide reductase, coding for MTRTGASRSEIVSTVVVVVLVAIAVWALWPSGPAPGGSGGAGPAASAAPADRPETDLAAADPQALAAARASARLAPCPAPSGRTPAGPLAGITVPCLGADGSTDLGAALTGRPTLVNFWASWCVPCRDELPALQAYAQRPGALPVLTVDVQDDPVAALALSAQLGVTLPAVTDPQRAVRRALDTPPLLPVSYVTRADGGVAMVDPPVPFRTADDVAAAVERFR
- a CDS encoding HD domain-containing protein, with the translated sequence MSGAGELRRLRDVVAGDMAGADVAHDLGHLDRVAGLSARLAVREGLDGFVAAVAAYVHDHHRAAEARLGRVVAPAEVRDDARDALRRGGVAEQLWDPVLDAVEATGRYSFSAAVSAPTADRIAACLHDADMLDAMGATGIARAFAYGGAIGEPLWDPAAGVATGGYRSGPTGSVVAHFHEKLLRLRGELRTAAGREMGERRHAALEEFLRRFREEWVDAHGDSDGAPPGV
- a CDS encoding Crp/Fnr family transcriptional regulator, with the protein product MDEVLIRAGIFQGVEPQAAEALAEALETAEFSRGQVIFSEGEPGDRLYIVSGGKVKLGRKSPDGRENLLMVAGPSDMFGELSIFDPGPRTSSATAVTEVRCYTMDRSALREWIGKRPEIAEQLLRVLARRLRRTNNMLADLIFTDVPGRVAKSLLQLARQFGSQESGLLRVTHDLTQEEIAQLVGASRETVNKALADFAHRGWLRLEGKSVLILEPERLARRAR
- a CDS encoding MFS transporter — translated: MPAALSDYRAALGTPGAAAPVCASVLGRFPIAMHSLATLLYVREVHGSYAVAGAVSAALLIGTAVGTVVQGRVLDRLGPTRPMLVLVAVYLLCVTGLVLSIEYRAALPLTVAVAVVTGLATPAFEGSSRALWSDLTPPGPRREAAYTYEAISLEIFFIMGPALAAVLVVATPWPGTALVVAATAEIVGTTWFALTAAVRRRSARIRAERADGSLPVEAGLLGVFRRPGLRTVALASLGFGLVAGTAEVGVIAATAFAGSPAAGGVLLSLWSVVSVLTGVLYGMRPWPRPLHLRLPVLLAGFAVLVTAMGLVSPLGSLVLLAVVMMVAGALITPQVTAHSLGVEQTAPAGSATEAFNWMVMAAVLGVSVGQALSGVMIDLVGPGGYATGGALGLLVAGLLWLRRGSVADTEPRVVAAGSRA
- the nth gene encoding endonuclease III, which gives rise to MGRARRVNRILRSLAEAYPHAHCELDFTTPLDLAVATILSAQCTDERVNQVTPALFARYPTAADYAGADRTELEELIRSTGFYRNKATSLTGLGAAVVERHGGELPSTLDELVKLPGIGRKTANVILGNAFGVPGITVDTHFGRLVRRWGWTTEEDPVKVEHAIGELVPRRGWTIVSHHVIFHGRRVCHARKPACGACTLAADCPAFGLGPIDPGEAAALVKGPERDHLLALAGIAGPPGDGR